One genomic region from Melospiza melodia melodia isolate bMelMel2 unplaced genomic scaffold, bMelMel2.pri scaffold_54, whole genome shotgun sequence encodes:
- the LOC134413865 gene encoding olfactory receptor 14C36-like: MSNSSSISHFLLLALADTRQLQLLHFCLLLGISLAALLGNGLIISAIACSHHLHTPMFFFLLNLALTDLGSICTTVPKAMHNSLWDTRDISYTGCTAQVFLLIFLLGTELALLTVMCYDRYVSICKPLHYGTLLGSRACAHMAAAAWASAFLNALMHTANTFSLPLCHGNALGQFFCEIPQILKLSCSKSYLRELAVIVVSLCLGFGCFVFMVFSYVQIFKAVLRIPSEQGRHKVFSTCLPHLAVVSLFLSTVIFAYLRPPSIFSPSQDLVLSVLYSVVPQVLNPLIYSLRNQELKAAVRRLMTGCFQEH; the protein is encoded by the coding sequence atgtccaacagcagctccatcagccactttctcctgctggcattggcagacacgcggcagctgcagcttctgcacttctgcctcttgctgggcatctcactggctgccctcctgggcaacggcctcatcatcagtgccatagcctgcagccaccacctgcacacacccatgttcttcttcctgctcaacctggccctcactgacctgggctccatctgcaccactgtccccaaagccatgcacaattccctctgggacaccagggacatctcctacactggatgtacTGCGCAAGTTTTTCTGCTCATCTTCTTACTTGGAACAGAGCTTGCCCTCCTGAcggtcatgtgctacgaccgctacgtgtccatctgcaaacccctgcactacgggaccctcctgggcagcagagcttgtgcccacatggcagcagctgcctgggccagtgcctttctcaatgctctcatgcacacagccaatacattttccctgcccctgtgccatggcaatgccctgggccaattcttctgtgaaatcccacagatcctcaagctctcctgctccaaatcgtACCTCAGGGAACTTGCGGTCATTGTGGTTAGTCTTTgcttaggttttggttgttttgtgttcatggttttctcctatgtgcagatcttcaaggctgtgctgaggatcccctctgagcagggacggcacaaagtcttttccacctgcctccctcacctggctgtagtttccctcttcctcagcactgtcatttTTGCCTACCTGAGGCCCCCCTCCATCTTCTCCCCATCCCAGGATCTggtcctgtcagttctgtactcggtggtgcctcaagtcctgaatcccctcatctacagtctgaggaaccaggagctcaaggctgcagtgaggagactgatgactggatgctttcaggaacattaa